ATCATTTTGATTGTACAGACGAACTCCGGCCAGAACAGCCACCGTCACAGAAGCAGCAACAGCCCAGCGCCCAACCGTACGCATACGGCTGCCAGCAACACGCTGCTGAACCACAGGCACAGGCTCATCGGCGATGGCTGCAGATACCGCAGACGCCAGATCCAAACGGGGCTCCAGCAGCTCTTTATGCATAGCTGCCCGTGCCAGTTGATAGCGAGCCCACGTTGCGCGGACTTCCCCGTCCTCGCAAGCGGCCAATACACGCCTCAACTCTAACTCATCCGCTTGGTTATCCATCACCGCGGACAGCGATTCCTGCATGGTTTGACGACTCATTGCGGTTCCTCTCTAGGCTTTCGCCGCTGTCTCAGGCTTCCTGCAACAATGGTTGCAAGGATCTATCTATGGCTTCCCGCGCGCGGAAAATACGTGAACGCACGGTACCGACAGGACATTGCATAACACTGGCTATATCCTCGTAACTCAACCCATCAAACTCTCGCAGCGTCAGCGCCGTGCGCAAGTCTTCTGGTAACTGCTCAATACTGCGATGCACAGTTGCCTCAATTTCATCGCGCAGCAGTGCGCGCTCAGGCGATTCAATGTCCTTAAGGGCATGATCACCATCATAAAATTCAGCATCCTCTGCACTGACATCACTATCTGGCGGACGACGTCCTCTCGATACCAAATAGTTCTTCGCCGTATTGATGGCAATTCGGTAAAGCCAGGTATAGAAAGCACTGTCGCCCCTAAAGTTACCTAACGCCCGATAAGCCTTGACGAAAGCTTCCTGCGCAACGTCCTGAGCCTCATGGCTGTCATGCACAAAACGCACAATCAACCCGAGAATCTTGTGTTGATACTTCATCACCAACAGATCAAATGCGCGCTTATCGCCGCGCTGCACGCGCTCGACCAGCTGCTGATCTTCTTCCTGGGTTAGCATGAAATCTCCTTAATTAAGTCCAAAGGAGCGTAACACCAACCCTTGCATCGATCTGCCTGAATAGACTTGGGCAATTCGCAAAAGTTCTCTCCCTCAAACAACCTTCCTGCAAATTCTGATGTCGTTTTGTCAGGAAAAAATGCAGCGCCTAGCAAATTGGCTGCATCAATAATCTGAAACACTGGCAAAACCGGTTAAATAGCTTCACAAGCGTTATAAAAAAAACCTTGATAGGCCCAATAGCTCTAAACAACCGCTTATAGAACAAAAACTAGCTTAGAAGTTCCCTATCAACTTACTAAACCACTCTACGCTATTGTGCCGTCCGCCCCCTCTATATACTAGCGGCGCACTTTGCGGGAATTCTGACATGAGCCAACACTTCCAACACGATGTACTGGTTATCGGCAGCGGCGCAGCGGGACTGACCCTGGCACTCACATTGCCAGGCCACTTGAGTATTGCCGTCCTCAGTAAGGGTAACCTGTCCAATGGCTCGACCTATTGGGCCCAAGGTGGCGTTGCCGCAGTTCTGGACACAACAGATACTGTCGAGTCCCATGTTGAAGACACGTTAATCGCGGGTGGAGGTCTATGCCGCGAAGATGCTGTGCGCTTCACCGTTGAGCACAGCCGCGAAGCCATTCAGTGGCTTATCGACCAAGGCGTGCCCTTCACCCGTGACGATGAACCGCATAAAGAAGACGGCGGGTTTGAGTTTCACCTGACCCGCGAGGGCGGTCACAGCCACCGCCGCATTATTCATGCTGCTGATGCAACTGGCGCCGCCATTTTTAACACACTGCTTGAACAAACCCGCAAACGTAGCAATGTAGAGCTGCTGGAGCAGCGCGTCGCCGTCGATTTGATTACCGAGCGTAAGATCGGTCTGCCAGGGCAACGCTGCCTCGGCGCATACGTGCTCAATCGCGAGACCGGTGAAGTCGACACCTACAATGCCCGATTTGTCGTACTTGCTACTGGCGGCGCCGCTAAGGTTTACCTGTACACCAGCAACCAAGACAGCGCCTGTGGTGATGGTATTGCCATGGCTTGGCGCGCTGGGTGCAGGGTTGGCAACCTTGAATTTAACCAGTTCCACCCGACATGCTTGTATCACCCTCAGGCCAAGAGCTTTCTGATTACCGAAGCCCTGCGCGGTGAAGGCGCTCTGCTTAAACTGCCTAACGGCGAGCGTTTTATGCCACGCTTTGATGAACGCGCAGAGCTTGCCCCTCGCGATATCGTAGCGCGCGCCATTGATCATGAAATGAAGCGACTGGGTGTCGACTGCGTCTATCTGGACATCAGCCACAAACCCGCTGACTTCATCAAATCACACTTCCCGACCGTGTATGAACGCTGCCTGACATTTGGCATCGACATTACCCGAGAACCCATCCCAGTGGTCCCCGCTGCCCACTACACCTGTGGCGGCGTTGTTGTTGATCAACATGGGCGCACCGACATCCCTGGGCTTTATGCCATTGGCGAAACCAGCTTTACCGGCCTTCATGGTGCTAACCGTATGGCCAGTAACTCTCTGCTGGAATGCTTTGTTTATGGCCGCTCGGCTGCCGCTGATATCACAGCCCAACTGGACACGGTCCAAGAACCACCTCAGCTGCCCTGCTGGGACGCCAGCCAGGTTACAGACTCCGATGAGGACGTCATCATCGCTCACAACTGGGACGAGCTACGGCGCTTTATGTGGGACTACGTAGGCATCGTGCGCACCAGCAAGCGCCTACAGCGTGCAGAACATCGGGTACGGCTGCTACTGGACGAGATCGATGAGTTCTACAGCAACTACAAAGTCAGCCGGGACTTGATTGAGCTGCGCAACTTGGCCCAGGTCGCGGAACTGATCATCCGCTCAGCCATGCAGCGCCGTGAAAGCCGTGGCCTGCATTACACCCTCGACTACCCGCAACAGTTACCTGAAGCTAGGGACACTATTCTGCAACCGCCCACCTATAGCGACTGAACTTAAGCCGCACACGCAACCGACGATGCTCGTGATAGGAAAGGCTATCACGGGCAACACACAGCGAGCGCACTCTCCGCTGCCCCGCCAGCCTGAAGCGTAAAAAGACCATTAACGGTAACGCCAAGCTGTCTGGGTGTAGCTCGATCGCCTGCCACCCCTCGGACTCGCTGAAGACCTGCCAGCCTGATTCCGTCCAACGTAACCCCTGATAGGCGCTGCGCCGCGAGTTTAATAAGTACCGGGGAACCACCCAAACGGCGTGGGAAATGCACATCAATACAATAAGCAGTTTGCACCAGACCGCTAGATCAAGCGGGTACAGGCAACACAGCAGCATTGCCTGCAACAGTGCATAAATACACAACAGCCAGCGGGAAGCCCGCCAGCGACACTCGAAGTAATCACTTAGGCTGGACACGGTCCAGAATCATCCGCACGATCCGTTTCAGATCAGCATCTTCAGGCTCGCCACGCTGCATAAACCAGCCGAACATGTCCTGATCTTCACATTCGAGCAGCTTGCGGAAACGCGCCTGATCTTCTTCATCAAGAGTCGCGTAAACCTCCTCGACAAAAGGCACCAACAGCACATCCAGCTCCAGCATGCCACGACGGCTGTGCCAGTAGAGGCGCTTGAGTTCAACCGAATCAACCATGTACAGGCTCCTTTTAACTAGACGCCAAGTATACGGGGAAAACACCTCTGTTGACCGCATAAAACATGGTTCCGCCATGAACCGATTAAATCGTTCAAGCGCTGACAAGAGGCAGTGCTCGCTCTATGATGAGCAACCTAACTTTTCCCCTGCGATACCCACATGGCCAATTCCCCGTTTTTTTGCTTGCTCAGTCACGAAGGTATTCTTGCTGTAAGTGGGCCGGATGCCGGCAAGTTTCTTCAGGGCCAGATCACCTGCAATATCAATTATCTGAGTGACTCGCACAGCAGCCTAGGCGCACGCTGCACGCCTAAAGGACGCATGCTGTCTAGCTTTCGCATTGTCAGCAGCAATGATGGTTTTTTTCTCGCCCTAGCCAGTGAATTGCTGGAAGGACAGCTTGCTGACCTGAAAAAATATGCTGTCTTCAGCAAAGCTACACTGAGTGATGTCAGTCATGACTGGTCGCGCTTCGGTCTTGTTGGGGCCGACGCCCTGCTGGCTGACCTCAATATTGACCTACCCAATGAAACCGACTCGGTTGCTCGTCAGGGCGACCTTCTAGCCATACGCCTGAGCGATGGCCGGGCGGAATTGTGGGTACCAAACAACCAACTGGACGACATTAAAAACAAACTGTCCTCGCAGCTGAAGGAAGCGCCACTCAATCAGTGGCTTCTGACCCAAATACGTGCCGGTATTGGTCAAGTCACCGGACAGACTCGCGAGCTGTTCATCCCACAGATGATCAACCTGCAGGCTGTGGGGGGCGTCAGCTTTAAAAAGGGCTGTTATACCGGCCAAGAAATTGTGGCGCGCATGCAGTATCTGGGCAAACTCAAACGACGCCTCTACCGTCTGGAGCTTTCCTCTGCCGATCTACCTGCGCCGGGCGCCGAGCTATTCTCTCCGGTACACAGCTCCAGCGTCGGAGAAGTCGTACTGGCTGCCCGTACCGATACAACCGTGGAGCTGCTGGCCGTATTGCAGGAAGATGCCGTTGTCGACGGTCGCATTACACTGAACTCAGGCGATGGACAGCCTCTGAAGCTTCTAAGTTTGCCGTATACCCTTGATTCTGATCGCGAAATTCAGCGTTAAAAATAATAATCTGCGGTTCTGCCACCGCTCCCTGCAACTGCTTCGGCAGTTAAGAGAAGTACACAAATGAGCACGCTATCTGAAAAAGTCCTACAGGATCTGACCCAGGCCATCGAGCGCGATGAACTGGTACTGCCTACACTGCCGGAAGTTGCTTTGCGCGTACGAGAGGCCGCAGAAGACCCGGACATTAGTGTCCCACAACTGTGCAAGGTTATCGGCAATGATGCCGCCCTGACTGCCCGCATCATCAAAGTGGTCAACAGCCCTCTGCTGCGCACCAACAAAGAAATCACAGACCTGCAAATGGCTGTGAGCCGCCTGGGCATCAACTACACCTGCAACTTGGCCACCGGCCTGGCCATGGAGCAAATGTTCCAAGCCACCAGTGACGTGATTGATCGCAAAATGCGCGAAGTCTGGAACAAGAGCACTGAGATTGCAGGTATCTGTCACGTACTCTGCAAAAACTACACGCGCCTGCCAGCCGACCAAGCGACACTCGCAGGCCTTGTGCACATGATCGGCGTCTTGCCCATTCTTACCTACGCTGAAGAGCACAGTGAGCTGTTGGCAGACTCAATCAGCCTTAACCACGTGATTGAGCAGATTCACCCGATCATTGGCGAAAAGATTCTGCGTACCTGGGACTTCCCGGAAATGATTGCCAACGTGCCGGGCAACTACCTGGACTTTAACCGCGACAGCAACAAAGTCGACTACACCGATATCGTTCAAGTCGCCACCCTGCAAAGCTACTTGGGTACTGAGCACCCTTACACTCAGCTGGACTGGAGCTCAATCGCGTCCTTCCGCAAACTAGGACTCGACCCAGGCCAGAACCTCAATGACGACGAGGACCTGTCAGCTGCCATGGAAGCTGCCATGACCATGTTGCAGTAACCTGGTAACGCCAAAGGCCTCAGAGCGGCTACGCCCTGAGGCCTAACCTACAGACGTAAACGTCACGCGCACCAGAAGCCCACCCGAGGCTGCCTGATGCAGGCTGATATTGGCCTGATGGGCCCGACAGATTTCACCGACAATAGCTAACCCCAATCCAGCGCCCGTGCTGCGGTTTGTCGTCCGGTAAAATCGAGCAAACACCCGCTCATATTCAGCCTCTGGAATACCAGGGCCATCGTCCTCAACCTCAAGCGTCCCAGCCGGCAGCACCCTCAAAATCACGTTACCGCCAGGGCGTGTGTGGGCCAGCGCATTATCCAGCAAGTTAGACAGGAGCTCATTTAACAGCGTGGGCTCCCCCCTCACCCATACAGGCTCTTCGGCCTCCAGCGCCAGCGCGATCCCTTTGCCATGAGCCAATGGCGCCATGGCCAGGCCCAGCTCACGGGCCAGCTCAGTCAGATCAAGGGGCTGTGCGCCGCCTTCAAGAATCGCCCTTGCTCCACTTTCAATACGCGCCAACGACAACAGCTGATTCGCCAAGTGAGTCAATTTGTCAGTACTTTGCGCGGTTGCCTGCAAAGTGCCGAGCCAAACCTCCGGCTCACTAGAGCGCAGCCCCAACTCAACCCGCGCTTTCATCGTAGCCAGCGGCGTGCGCAGCTCATGGGAGGCGTCAGCAATAAACTGCGACTGGCGTTCAAACAAGTTACGCAACCGCTCATTGAACTGATTGAGTGCCAGAATCAAAGGCTGCAACTCACGAGGCATGCTTTCAACCGGCAGCGGTCGCAGTTCATCACTGCTGCGCATATCCAGGCGACGACGCAAAATATTCAACGGCCGCAGCGCCACACTTACCGCCAGCCAAACCAGCAATAACGCGGTCAACGATAGGAACAACATACGCCACAGCGTCCCCATCAGCAGATCACGAGCCAAGCGCTCACGCGCGCCCAACGTCTCCGCCACACGAATCTCCGCCATGCCCGTCAGGTCAGGCTCACTCACCGGCTTCATCAGGCTGACGACCCGCACCCCCTGACCTAGGTATTCCGCATCGTAGAAACGAGCCAATGCCGGATAGTCCCGCGTCAGCTCAACACTGGCAGGTGGGCCTGGCAAACCTTCATAACCCGAGACCAAGGCCCCCTTGGGATCGAGGACTTGATAGTAAATGCGCCCTTCGCTGTCGTAAGCAAAGCTGTCCAACGCGATATAAGGGATATTGGCACTGAGATGGCCGTCTTCCGAATACAGCCCTGCGACCACCGCACGAGCAGACGCCAGCAGCGTTCGGTCATAGGCGGTATCGGCAGCACGCCTTGCACTCCAGTAAGCAGTAAAACTGCTGATAAGCAGAATGATGGCCAGTAAGAAGGCCAGTCGACGCAGCAGTCGACCGCGCAGGCTGCCACTTTTAAACATTGTTGGCTTCTAACAGATACCCTAGCCCACGGAACGTTACGATCCGCACCTGCCCGCCCTCCAGTTTTTTTCGCAGGCGATGAATGTAGATTTCAATCGCATCCGTACTCACTTCTTCATCCAGGCCGAACACCTGCGACGCCAGCTGCTCTTTGCTCATGACTCGGCCCGGTCGGGCAATCATGACCTCCAGGACCTCCTGCTCACGGGATGTCAGCACTAACAGCTCACCATCGAGGCTGAAGCGGCGTGTGTCGAGGTCATATACAAGGCTGCCGCAGCGCTGTTGACGTTCACCACCCATCAGAGAACGGCGTAATAAGGCTTTAACTCTCGCCTCAAGCTCGGACAGCTCAAACGGTTTAGCCAGGTAATCATCAGCTCCCAGATTAAGGCCGTGAACCCGGTCTTTCACTTCTACGCGAGCCGTTAGCATCAGCACAGGCAGGTTTTTACCACGCTCCCTCAGCCGCGCCAGCAGCTGAAATCCATCCATGCGCGGCAAGCCCACATCCAGGATGGCCAGTGCATAGTCTTCGCTGCTCAAGGCCAGATCCGCTGCAATCCCATCGTGCAGCATGTCCACTGTCCAGCCAGCGCTTTTCAGTGCTTGAGCCACGCTCTCAGCTAACTGCACATGGTCTTCAACCAGCAGAATTCGCACGAATACCTCCTGTCCTTGTCGCACCTGTCCATATCACCTGAACCAGCTCACCTAATGCCCCTTATTAAGGGGGAGGCAAGTTTACAGAGCTGCCAGAGATTGTGAATAACCACGTTGAAGTCTTGAGCCAT
The Pseudomonas mendocina DNA segment above includes these coding regions:
- a CDS encoding RseA family anti-sigma factor; this encodes MSRQTMQESLSAVMDNQADELELRRVLAACEDGEVRATWARYQLARAAMHKELLEPRLDLASAVSAAIADEPVPVVQQRVAGSRMRTVGRWAVAASVTVAVLAGVRLYNQNDIAGLEMAQQTVAPLSMPQSNSLAMLATFKTSEDTVPPSVSAADQEQAQWHEQRLPIYLRQHAQQAAGASDVALPFARAASLEGR
- the rpoE gene encoding RNA polymerase sigma factor RpoE translates to MLTQEEDQQLVERVQRGDKRAFDLLVMKYQHKILGLIVRFVHDSHEAQDVAQEAFVKAYRALGNFRGDSAFYTWLYRIAINTAKNYLVSRGRRPPDSDVSAEDAEFYDGDHALKDIESPERALLRDEIEATVHRSIEQLPEDLRTALTLREFDGLSYEDIASVMQCPVGTVRSRIFRAREAIDRSLQPLLQEA
- the nadB gene encoding L-aspartate oxidase, which codes for MSQHFQHDVLVIGSGAAGLTLALTLPGHLSIAVLSKGNLSNGSTYWAQGGVAAVLDTTDTVESHVEDTLIAGGGLCREDAVRFTVEHSREAIQWLIDQGVPFTRDDEPHKEDGGFEFHLTREGGHSHRRIIHAADATGAAIFNTLLEQTRKRSNVELLEQRVAVDLITERKIGLPGQRCLGAYVLNRETGEVDTYNARFVVLATGGAAKVYLYTSNQDSACGDGIAMAWRAGCRVGNLEFNQFHPTCLYHPQAKSFLITEALRGEGALLKLPNGERFMPRFDERAELAPRDIVARAIDHEMKRLGVDCVYLDISHKPADFIKSHFPTVYERCLTFGIDITREPIPVVPAAHYTCGGVVVDQHGRTDIPGLYAIGETSFTGLHGANRMASNSLLECFVYGRSAAADITAQLDTVQEPPQLPCWDASQVTDSDEDVIIAHNWDELRRFMWDYVGIVRTSKRLQRAEHRVRLLLDEIDEFYSNYKVSRDLIELRNLAQVAELIIRSAMQRRESRGLHYTLDYPQQLPEARDTILQPPTYSD
- a CDS encoding protein YgfX, which produces MSSLSDYFECRWRASRWLLCIYALLQAMLLCCLYPLDLAVWCKLLIVLMCISHAVWVVPRYLLNSRRSAYQGLRWTESGWQVFSESEGWQAIELHPDSLALPLMVFLRFRLAGQRRVRSLCVARDSLSYHEHRRLRVRLKFSRYRWAVAE
- a CDS encoding succinate dehydrogenase assembly factor 2, encoding MVDSVELKRLYWHSRRGMLELDVLLVPFVEEVYATLDEEDQARFRKLLECEDQDMFGWFMQRGEPEDADLKRIVRMILDRVQPK
- a CDS encoding folate-binding protein YgfZ codes for the protein MANSPFFCLLSHEGILAVSGPDAGKFLQGQITCNINYLSDSHSSLGARCTPKGRMLSSFRIVSSNDGFFLALASELLEGQLADLKKYAVFSKATLSDVSHDWSRFGLVGADALLADLNIDLPNETDSVARQGDLLAIRLSDGRAELWVPNNQLDDIKNKLSSQLKEAPLNQWLLTQIRAGIGQVTGQTRELFIPQMINLQAVGGVSFKKGCYTGQEIVARMQYLGKLKRRLYRLELSSADLPAPGAELFSPVHSSSVGEVVLAARTDTTVELLAVLQEDAVVDGRITLNSGDGQPLKLLSLPYTLDSDREIQR
- a CDS encoding HDOD domain-containing protein, translated to MSTLSEKVLQDLTQAIERDELVLPTLPEVALRVREAAEDPDISVPQLCKVIGNDAALTARIIKVVNSPLLRTNKEITDLQMAVSRLGINYTCNLATGLAMEQMFQATSDVIDRKMREVWNKSTEIAGICHVLCKNYTRLPADQATLAGLVHMIGVLPILTYAEEHSELLADSISLNHVIEQIHPIIGEKILRTWDFPEMIANVPGNYLDFNRDSNKVDYTDIVQVATLQSYLGTEHPYTQLDWSSIASFRKLGLDPGQNLNDDEDLSAAMEAAMTMLQ
- a CDS encoding sensor histidine kinase, giving the protein MFKSGSLRGRLLRRLAFLLAIILLISSFTAYWSARRAADTAYDRTLLASARAVVAGLYSEDGHLSANIPYIALDSFAYDSEGRIYYQVLDPKGALVSGYEGLPGPPASVELTRDYPALARFYDAEYLGQGVRVVSLMKPVSEPDLTGMAEIRVAETLGARERLARDLLMGTLWRMLFLSLTALLLVWLAVSVALRPLNILRRRLDMRSSDELRPLPVESMPRELQPLILALNQFNERLRNLFERQSQFIADASHELRTPLATMKARVELGLRSSEPEVWLGTLQATAQSTDKLTHLANQLLSLARIESGARAILEGGAQPLDLTELARELGLAMAPLAHGKGIALALEAEEPVWVRGEPTLLNELLSNLLDNALAHTRPGGNVILRVLPAGTLEVEDDGPGIPEAEYERVFARFYRTTNRSTGAGLGLAIVGEICRAHQANISLHQAASGGLLVRVTFTSVG
- a CDS encoding response regulator, producing the protein MRILLVEDHVQLAESVAQALKSAGWTVDMLHDGIAADLALSSEDYALAILDVGLPRMDGFQLLARLRERGKNLPVLMLTARVEVKDRVHGLNLGADDYLAKPFELSELEARVKALLRRSLMGGERQQRCGSLVYDLDTRRFSLDGELLVLTSREQEVLEVMIARPGRVMSKEQLASQVFGLDEEVSTDAIEIYIHRLRKKLEGGQVRIVTFRGLGYLLEANNV